In Zingiber officinale cultivar Zhangliang chromosome 3B, Zo_v1.1, whole genome shotgun sequence, a single window of DNA contains:
- the LOC121968512 gene encoding WAT1-related protein At2g37450-like isoform X2 — protein sequence MVARMELKSIAGAVYVQLAYAAMFLASRLAFTKGMSHFAFVLYRQIVATLAIGLPAAYYLYRISFSQNFYYAGLALTSSTFASTMNNLIPVVTFLLAYFLKLERVRIKVWVGQAKILGTLFCVGGAMLMTFYENTTRQSQEVSQAQQLLYLDHFPLAQSLLKHVGKIHGSFLFGALLTIIGSWSMSFFMIYQAWIVREYPSQLTLSAMVSFMGCLQCALVSLLLENPSALVIQWDMQLLLIAYSGIFCTGLGFFIIMWCVKERGPVFITMFSPLSSVVVAIMEPLVLHAQLTWGSVLGMAIIIAGLYLYLWAKAQDGNPSTDQPQLTDEEEGNQAPLLAHSNS from the exons ATGGTGGCAAGAATGGAGTTGAAAAGTATAGCCGGCGCAGTGTATGTGCAATTGGCATACGCGGCAATGTTCCTGGCATCACGACTAGCCTTCACCAAAGGCATGAGCCACTTCGCCTTCGTCCTCTATCGTCAAATCGTTGCCACTCTCGCCATCGGCCTTCCAGCAGCTTACTACCTCTATAG GATAAGCTTCAGTCAAAATTTCTACTATGCTGGATTGGCGTTGACTTCCTCGACCTTCGCCAGCACCATGAACAATCTGATACCCGTCGTCACTTTCTTGCTCGCCTACTTCCTCAA ATTGGAGCGAGTAAGAATAAAGGTATGGGTTGGACAAGCTAAGATCCTCGGCACACTTTTTTGTGTTGGTGGAGCAATGCTGATGACATTCTACGAGAACACTACACGACAAAGTCAAGAGGTTTCACAGGCACAACAACTACTGTATCTGGATCATTTTCCTTTGGCTCAATCATTGCTCAAACATGTTGGCAAAATCCATGGAAGCTTCCTCTTTGGAGCACTTCTTACCATCATAGGCTCTTGGTCCATGTCCTTCTTCATGATCTATCAG GCATGGATCGTGCGAGAATACCCTTCTCAGCTCACCCTTTCTGCCATGGTCAGCTTCATGGGTTGCCTCCAGTGTGCCCTAGTTTCTCTCCTCCTTGAGAACCCTTCAGCTTTGGTCATACAATGGGACATGCAGCTTCTCCTCATAGCTTACAGT GGAATATTTTGCACAGGTTTAGGGTTCTTCATCATAATGTGGTGTGTGAAAGAAAGAGGCCCAGTCTTTATCACCATGTTTAGTCCTTTGTCATCAGTGGTTGTGGCCATCATGGAGCCCTTGGTGCTTCACGCGCAACTCACTTGGGGAAG TGTATTGGGCATGGCTATAATCATTGCTGGTCTCTACCTATACCTGTGGGCCAAAGCTCAAGATGGCAACCCTTCCACGGATCAGCCTCAACTCACTGATGAGGAAGAAGGCAACCAGGCACCTCTGCTAGCTCATTCTAATTCCTAG
- the LOC121968512 gene encoding WAT1-related protein At2g37460-like isoform X1, with protein sequence MVARMELKSIAGAVYVQLAYAAMFLASRLAFTKGMSHFAFVLYRQIVATLAIGLPAAYYLYRGGRWSCMTWRSMKHVFILALIGISFSQNFYYAGLALTSSTFASTMNNLIPVVTFLLAYFLKLERVRIKVWVGQAKILGTLFCVGGAMLMTFYENTTRQSQEVSQAQQLLYLDHFPLAQSLLKHVGKIHGSFLFGALLTIIGSWSMSFFMIYQAWIVREYPSQLTLSAMVSFMGCLQCALVSLLLENPSALVIQWDMQLLLIAYSGIFCTGLGFFIIMWCVKERGPVFITMFSPLSSVVVAIMEPLVLHAQLTWGSVLGMAIIIAGLYLYLWAKAQDGNPSTDQPQLTDEEEGNQAPLLAHSNS encoded by the exons ATGGTGGCAAGAATGGAGTTGAAAAGTATAGCCGGCGCAGTGTATGTGCAATTGGCATACGCGGCAATGTTCCTGGCATCACGACTAGCCTTCACCAAAGGCATGAGCCACTTCGCCTTCGTCCTCTATCGTCAAATCGTTGCCACTCTCGCCATCGGCCTTCCAGCAGCTTACTACCTCTATAG GGGTGGGAGGTGGAGCTGTATGACTTGGAGGAGCATGAAACACGTCTTCATCCTTGCACTGATCGG GATAAGCTTCAGTCAAAATTTCTACTATGCTGGATTGGCGTTGACTTCCTCGACCTTCGCCAGCACCATGAACAATCTGATACCCGTCGTCACTTTCTTGCTCGCCTACTTCCTCAA ATTGGAGCGAGTAAGAATAAAGGTATGGGTTGGACAAGCTAAGATCCTCGGCACACTTTTTTGTGTTGGTGGAGCAATGCTGATGACATTCTACGAGAACACTACACGACAAAGTCAAGAGGTTTCACAGGCACAACAACTACTGTATCTGGATCATTTTCCTTTGGCTCAATCATTGCTCAAACATGTTGGCAAAATCCATGGAAGCTTCCTCTTTGGAGCACTTCTTACCATCATAGGCTCTTGGTCCATGTCCTTCTTCATGATCTATCAG GCATGGATCGTGCGAGAATACCCTTCTCAGCTCACCCTTTCTGCCATGGTCAGCTTCATGGGTTGCCTCCAGTGTGCCCTAGTTTCTCTCCTCCTTGAGAACCCTTCAGCTTTGGTCATACAATGGGACATGCAGCTTCTCCTCATAGCTTACAGT GGAATATTTTGCACAGGTTTAGGGTTCTTCATCATAATGTGGTGTGTGAAAGAAAGAGGCCCAGTCTTTATCACCATGTTTAGTCCTTTGTCATCAGTGGTTGTGGCCATCATGGAGCCCTTGGTGCTTCACGCGCAACTCACTTGGGGAAG TGTATTGGGCATGGCTATAATCATTGCTGGTCTCTACCTATACCTGTGGGCCAAAGCTCAAGATGGCAACCCTTCCACGGATCAGCCTCAACTCACTGATGAGGAAGAAGGCAACCAGGCACCTCTGCTAGCTCATTCTAATTCCTAG